The window TCCACATAGGCATCGTAAGCATAACTGAGAAGGTCTTCTTTAGAAGTCAGGATTCTCTCTTTGCCCAAAATGGTTTCAAACTCATGCAGGATCTTCTCGGTCAGCATGGGAATATCCTTTCTTGTCTTGAGGTTTTTGAGGTTATCATTTAATGGGAAACGGTCTGGAAACCCAATTTTGGCCCCATTTTCCTTAGGCTAAAATCCACTTGCGTTTCTGAGAAAGGAAATCGACCAGTAGGTAACGGCCCAGATTATTCGGGGTGGTGTAGAAGGCCCGGCCACGGTTCATCCTGGATATCTGCTGGACAAACTGCAAGAGATGGGCATCCTGGCCGAGCATGAAAATGTTCAAGTTGATGCCGCAAGAAGCGCATTTCTTGAACTCGGATAAGGTTTTGGCCAGGGTCTTGGGGTGGGAAGGAAACTGGAAGAAGACCTTGCCGTTCTCCAGGTGGGCGGTGGGTTCTCCATCTGAAACCATGATAATCTGCTTGTTAGGAGTGTGCTCCCGGTTGAGGAAAGATTTGGCCAGGATGAGTCCTGCTTCCATGTTGGTGTAAGGGTTGTCCAGATCCCAGTTAAGGCAAGGCAGGTCCTTGCTCTTCAGAGCCCTGGCATAGGAAGAAAAACCTATCAGGTGCAGGCGGTCATGGGGAAACTGGGATTGCATGAGCGTATGCAGGGCCATGGCCACCTTTTTAGCGGCGAAAAATTTTTCGTCGCGGGCCATGGACCCGCTCATATCCACCATGAGCACTACTGCGGCCCGGGTACGCTTCTCGGTTTGATAAACCTCAAAGTCATCCGGCCGGAGGTCGAGAAGCTGGCGGCCCCTGGAACGGGAAGGGATCAATGCTTGGCGACTCAGCGTGTTCATTAGCGTACGACTCAAGTTGAGGTGAAAAGGATCTCCGAACCGGTAAGGTTTACTTTCCTCTAAAAGAAGATTAATCCCGTTGCCCCGAAAATGAGTCTCGTGATTCCCCAGGGCATCACGGGTTAAAGAGGCAAAAATATCCTGCAGCGCTCTCTGTCCGATCTTGCGCATACCTTTAGGCGTGAGCACATATTTTGCCCCCAACTTCTCGATGAGGCCGTTGAGTTCCAGAAGGCGCGGGATGGCCTTGAGGTTGTTCCAGAGCTGGTAACTCTGTTCCCCCAATAATTCCCGGATTTCCTGGTCATTGATCTTTTCCAGGTCAAGCCCCCAGGAAGCGCGGCGCAGTTCATGTTCAAGCTTCTCCAGGCGTTTCAGCTCTTCTATGGCCAAATCATTTCCTGCGGATGCAGATTCCTGGAGTTTCTGCTTCAGGCGCCGAACTTCTTCCAGGAAATCATGGATCCCCTTAAGCCCCGGGGATTCATCCTGTCCCTTTAGGCCTTGCTGCTTCAATAAGTCGAGGGATTTATTGACGTCATTTTCCCGGAGGAGAAGGTCGGTGAGGTGATCGAGGATTTGTTCGGCGTCCGCACTTTTAGCCGGAACTGGTTTATTGCCGTAAAAATATCGATAGCCAATCATGATGATCTCGTAAAAAGTCATCAAGATGGATGGCAAAGTAAAAAGCTCCAGATGCCAGGCGCGCAAATCTTGAGGAATGAGGCGTACTTAAGAAGTACACCGCAATGACGAAGGATGCAGCGCAACGCCGCAGATGGACTTTTTACGAAGCCATCAATCATGGTAACAATAAAGAAGTAACAGGGGCAGGGATTCGTGTCCGTGCCATGAATTGATTATTCACTACCACTAACACTTACACTGACACTCACACTTTTTTTCACTGTTTGCTTATTTTTTAAAATAGCACAGCAGAGGGCCGGTGGGCAAGGATTTTAAAGTGGTTGACATTCACTTCCCATCTTGCTTAAATTGAGCCAGTTAAAAAGGGCTATATTCCTAAATCGAATGTTGACCCAATGGACCGATAGAATACTGGAACACTGGAATGATGGAATGATGGGGGGAGAACCATGGACTTCCGTTTCACCGACGAGCAGAAAGCCTTCAAGGAGCAGGTATTAAAATTTTCTCAGAAAGAACTTGCCCCCTTAGCCGAGGAAGCCGATTGGAGGGGTGAATTTTGCTGGGACGCCTGGAAGAAGATGGGCGCCTTTGGACTTCTGGGGCTGACTTATCCGGAAGAATACGGCGGGAGCGGCGCGGATGTGGTCACGGCCTGCCTGGCCGGAGAAGCCGTGGCCCAGGGAGGAGCGGAAGGAGGCCTGTGTCTTTCTTGGGGGGCGCATACTTATCTCTGCGGAGATACCATCTTGACCCATGGAACCGAAGAACAAAAAAAAAATATGTTCCCAAAATTGCTTCCGGAGAATGGGTGGGTGCAATGGGTCTTACCGAACCGGGCGCTGGCTCCGACGCGGCTTCGATTCGCACCACGGCCACAAGAAAAGGAGATACCTATCTTCTCAATGGGACAAAGATGTTTATTACCAATGGGCCGATCGCCGACATTCTGGTGATCATCGCGGTTACGGATAAAGAGAAAAAAGCTCAGGGGATCTCGGCCTTGATCGTAGAGAAAGGATTCCCCGGATATTCCGTCGGGCGGGAACTGAAAAAAATGGGGGTGAAAGCATCCACCACAGGGGAGTTGGTCTTTGAGGATTGCCCGGTCCCGGTTCAGAATGTTTTACGCCAAGAAGGGGAAGGTTTTTTTATCGCTCTGGGAACCGTGGAGTGGGACCGCAGTACTTTGATGGCCCCTTTTCTCGGGGGATTGGAGTATGTCCTGGAAGCCACCATCAAGTACGCCAAGGAACGCGTCCAATTCGGGAAACCCATCGCCTCTTTCCAGGCCATCCAGCATAAGCTGGCGGATATGAAGGTGAT is drawn from Deltaproteobacteria bacterium and contains these coding sequences:
- a CDS encoding acyl-CoA dehydrogenase family protein; amino-acid sequence: MDFRFTDEQKAFKEQVLKFSQKELAPLAEEADWRGEFCWDAWKKMGAFGLLGLTYPEEYGGSGADVVTACLAGEAVAQGGAEGGLCLSWGAHTYLCGDTILTHGTEEQKKNMFPKLLPENGWVQWVLPNRALAPTRLRFAPRPQEKEIPIFSMGQRCLLPMGRSPTFW
- a CDS encoding VWA domain-containing protein; this translates as MPSILMTFYEIIMIGYRYFYGNKPVPAKSADAEQILDHLTDLLLRENDVNKSLDLLKQQGLKGQDESPGLKGIHDFLEEVRRLKQKLQESASAGNDLAIEELKRLEKLEHELRRASWGLDLEKINDQEIRELLGEQSYQLWNNLKAIPRLLELNGLIEKLGAKYVLTPKGMRKIGQRALQDIFASLTRDALGNHETHFRGNGINLLLEESKPYRFGDPFHLNLSRTLMNTLSRQALIPSRSRGRQLLDLRPDDFEVYQTEKRTRAAVVLMVDMSGSMARDEKFFAAKKVAMALHTLMQSQFPHDRLHLIGFSSYARALKSKDLPCLNWDLDNPYTNMEAGLILAKSFLNREHTPNKQIIMVSDGEPTAHLENGKVFFQFPSHPKTLAKTLSEFKKCASCGINLNIFMLGQDAHLLQFVQQISRMNRGRAFYTTPNNLGRYLLVDFLSQKRKWILA
- a CDS encoding acyl-CoA dehydrogenase family protein; translated protein: MRTTATRKGDTYLLNGTKMFITNGPIADILVIIAVTDKEKKAQGISALIVEKGFPGYSVGRELKKMGVKASTTGELVFEDCPVPVQNVLRQEGEGFFIALGTVEWDRSTLMAPFLGGLEYVLEATIKYAKERVQFGKPIASFQAIQHKLADMKVIIEATRLLLFRVAWLKDQGRFLNPVEAAVAKLFVGEFGMKAASDAVQIHGGYGLMHEYPVERFFRDTKLAAIGGGTSEIMRLIISRSIFSAGKPI